A stretch of Malus sylvestris chromosome 11, drMalSylv7.2, whole genome shotgun sequence DNA encodes these proteins:
- the LOC126589954 gene encoding uncharacterized protein LOC126589954 — translation MTRSSQPVRAHISEFDDNFERTFRRKRKEPEPNPPSSSSESEFEEKEEAKKDMEVDNRTIKELSASGLDNAAPLCIQYPAAARGKTEEFELKSSLLHHIPKYHGLSMEDPNKHLKEFEVVCSSMTPVNVDGSILKMKAFPFSLLEKAKDWLYELAPGTVTSWESMKRAFLEKFFPTSRVILLRKRISGIQQEEGESFPTYYERFKSLVASCPQHQMKEELLLQYFYQGLLPIERQMLDASAGGALVDKTPTAAKTLISNRTLNAQQYEGVGQRSNPRPHQVNEVSAITELQNQMANLTTLLSQVVEGPKVQNVAACGVCSMQGHLTDKCPQLIENGGWETLNAVGFDNQYQPRNDPFSNTYNPGWRDHPNFKWREPQ, via the coding sequence atgactcgtagttctcaaccagTTCGTGCACACATATCGGAGTTTGacgacaattttgaacgaacttttagaaggaaaaggaaagaaccagaacctaatccacctagttctagttctgaatccgaatttgaagaaaaggaggaggcaaaaaaagacatggaggtggacaatcgaacaatcaaagaactttcagcctcgggattggacaatgccgcgcctctatgtatccaataccccgcagcagcccgaggaaagacagaagaatttgaattaaagtcaagcttgttacaccacattccgaagtaccatgggttgtccatggaagatcctaacaaacacttgaaagaattcgaggtagtgtgttcgagcatgacccccgtcaatgtcgatgggagtattttgaagatgaaagccttccctttttctctcttggaaaaggcgaaggattggttgtacgaattggcgcccggaaccgtcacatcatgggaaagcatgaaacgggccttcttggagaagtttttcccaacttctcgagtcatcctcctacggaaaaggataagtggaattcaacaagaggaaggtgaatcttttcctacttattatgaacgttttaaatctcttgttgcttcttgtccacagcatcagatgaaggaggaacttcttttgcaatacttctaccaggggctactacctatcgaacgtcaaatgctagatgcctcggcgggaggagccttggtggacaagacccccacggcagcaaagactttaatttccaaccgtacgttgaatgctcaacaatacgaaggcgttggacaaaggagtaacccacgaccacatcaagtcaatgaggtaagtgccataaccgaacttcaaaatcaaatggctaaccttactactttgctttctcaggtagtggaaggtccaaaagtgcaaaacgtggcagcttgtggcgtgtgttccatgcaaggccaccttacggacaagtgcccacagttgatagaaaatggagggtgggagaccctcaatgccgtgggatttgacaaccaataccaaccaaggaatgaccccttttccaatacttacaatcccggttggcgtgatcatccaaatttcaaatggcgagaaccccaataa
- the LOC126589958 gene encoding uncharacterized protein LOC126589958, translating to MGGEEIAGPPAPKVLRLLYFVGAGFICTVGINKWREMQRKSMALQQHQQQQQLPENASNALE from the exons ATGGGTGGAGAAGAAATAGCGGGCCCACCAGCTCCGAAGGTCCTCCGTCTCCTCTATTTCGTCGGCGCCGGCT TTATTTGCACGGTTGGAATCAACAAGTGGCGCGAGATGCAGCGCAAGTCCATGGCTTTACAGCAacaccagcagcagcagcagctccCCGAAAATGCCTCAAATGCCCTTGAGTGA
- the LOC126589955 gene encoding protein DOG1-like 4, protein MSSFTSFYEMWFEQLHHLVHQLSTCPRPPTTPDHHHQLLHVVQKVMAHYAEYYRVKSLAAERDALSVFVAPWATTLERSLHWIGGWRPTTAFHLVYSESSIHFEAHIVDILRGYRTGDLGDLTPSQFRRVSDLQCETVKEENAISDELSEWQDGACELMGECTNLETNMGLLVSVLKKADELRLKTLRKVVELLTPQQAVEFLIAAAELQFGVRGWGLNQDRRRRNV, encoded by the exons atgaGCAGCTTCACCAGCTTCTACGAGATGTGGTTTGAGCAGCTTCACCACCTCGTCCACCAGCTCTCCACTTGTCCCAGACCCCCCACAACTCctgaccaccaccaccaactcCTCCACGTCGTCCAGAAAGTCATGGCCCACTACGCCGAGTACTACCGTGTCAAGTCCCTTGCCGCGGAGCGCGACGCCCTCTCCGTCTTTGTTGCCCCCTGGGCCACCACCCTCGAGCGCTCCCTCCACTGGATCGGCGGCTGGCGCCCCACCACTGCCTTCCACCTTGTGTACTCCGAGTCCTCCATCCACTTTGAGGCTCACATCGTTGACATCCTCCGGGGCTACCGTACCGGTGACCTTGGGGACCTCACCCCCTCCCAGTTCCGCCGCGTCAGTGACCTCCAGTGCGAAACT GTGAAAGAGGAGAATGCGATATCCGATGAGTTATCGGAGTGGCAAGACGGGGCGTGTGAGCTGATGGGCGAATGCACTAATCTGGAGACGAACATGGGATTGCTGGTGAGTGTGTTGAAGAAGGCTGACGAACTGCGGCTGAAGACTCTGAGAAAAGTGGTGGAACTGCTGACTCCACAGCAAGCTGTGGAGTTCTTGATTGCAGCTGCCGAGTTGCAGTTTGGTGTCCGCGGCTGGGGGTTGAATCAGGACCGTCGGCGTAGGAATGTGTGA
- the LOC126589953 gene encoding uncharacterized protein LOC126589953 — translation MAEKKGGSKLNVAIIHPDLGIGGAERLIVDAAVELASHGHKVHVFTSHHDKNRCFEETVSGIFPVTVYGSFLPRHIFYRLHALCAYIRCLFVALCMLVMWPSFDVILADQVSVVIPLLKLKKATKVLFYCHFPDLLLAQHTTLLRRIYRKPIDFIEEMTTGMAHKILVNSKFTASMFAKTFKHLAARGIQPAVLYPAVNVNQFNEPANSFRLNFLSINRFERKKNIDLAISAFALLRTLEGDVLQGPDLAEASLTIAGGFDNRLRENVEYLEELRSLAEREGVSSQVNFITSCSTAERNALLSQCLCVLYTPKDEHFGIVPLEAMAAHKPVIACNSGGPVETVRNGETGFLCDCNPREFSLAMAKLIKDPQMAQRMGIEARRHVTESFSTKIFGQHLNQYIADVARTKRD, via the exons ATGGCGGAGAAGAAAGGAGGCTCCAAGTTGAACGTTGCAATCATCCATCCCGATCTGGGCATCG GTGGAGCTGAAAGACTGATCGTCGACGCGGCTGTCGAACTTGCATCACATGGCCACAAAGttcacgttttcacttcccacCACGATAAAAATCGATGCTTTGAGGAGACCGTTTCTG GTATCTTTCCTGTTACTGTATATGGATCTTTCCTGCCCCGACATATATTCTATCGACTCCATGCTTTGTGTGCATATATACGGTGCCTTTTTGTTGCTCTCTGCATGCTGGTCATGTGGCCATCGTTTGATGTAATACTAGCAGATCAGGTTTCTGTTGTCATCCCACTACTGAAGCTTAAGAAGGCAACAAAG GTTTTGTTTTACTGTCATTTTCCAGATTTATTGTTGGCTCAACACACAACTCTTTTGAGGAGGATATATAGAAAACCCATAGACTTCATTGAAGAAATGACAACTG GGATGGCACATAAGATTCTTGTTAACAGCAAATTTACAGCATCTATGTTTGCAAAGACATTTAAGCATCTTGCCGCACGAGGGATTCAGCCAGCTGTTCTTTATCCAGCTGTCAATGTGAATCAGTTTAATGAACCCGCCAATTCTTTCAG GCTAAATTTTCTGTCTATCAATCGTTTCGAGAGGAAAAAGAATATAGACTTGGCAATTTCAGCTTTTGCTTTGCTCCGTACCCTTGAAGGGGATGTCCTTCAAGGTCCTGATCTGGCTGAAGCTTCCTTGACAATTGCAG GTGGCTTTGATAATCGTCTGAGAGAAAATGTTGAGTACTTAGAGGAGCTCAGAAGCCTAGCAGAAAGGGAAGGAGTGTCCAGTCAAGTTAACTTCATCACCTCTTGCTCGACAGCAGAAAGAAATGCACTTCTCTCCCAATGCCTATGCGTCCTTTATACGCCAAAG GATGAACACTTTGGCATTGTACCTCTGGAGGCAATGGCTGCTCATAAACCTGTTATTGCGTGCAACAGTGGGGGCCCTGTAGAGACAGTTAGGAATGGTGAAACGGGATTTCTGTGCGACTGTAACCCAAGAGAGTTCTCCTTGGCTATGGCTAAACTCATAAAAGACCCGCAGATGGCTCAGAGAATGGGTATAGAAGCACGACGGCACGTCACAGAGTCATTCTCTACGAAAATATTTGGTCAGCACTTGAATCAATACATTGCTGATGTTGCTCGGACGAAAAGGGACTGA